The following proteins come from a genomic window of Pyxidicoccus sp. MSG2:
- a CDS encoding myxosortase-dependent M36 family metallopeptidase produces the protein MTFIVAVVARPASAARELPTVDAFARVPPSGSEPSARERAKGVDVVHEEPRLGVPTFVWGVRPAQASAKSLQPATPEQAEQAARKYLDQQAGLYRLGSTDAPHLPVKDVHRTRKGASIVTFGQEVEGIEVFRQSLKVLLDSDSQLVAMSGYLSPVASTSRFDKSAPAFTLEPREAIALAWKDLHGDLLPAVSLTPTGRAQGAYSHYALTPGPRTVVFSSPARVKRVFFPLPDVLVPAYYVELDTTPVTSTDGDRYAYVISAADGQVLYRHDLSSHQSYTYRVWADTQSPYLPHDGPQGTAGSPHPTGLPDGYQAPFVAPNLVTLRNAPFSRNDPWLPAGATQTTGNNVEAYADLASPDGFGPGDLRGTLGGSGVFGDGYDFTLAPSATDAQQTSPVVQLFYVTNFLHDWFYDSGFDEAAGNAQADNHGRGGIEGDSLLAESQDFLGRNGPNMSTPADGARPRMELQVFDTRGVRAADVFGETMMGRYKLGGATFGPQQFNVLGFVVMAQDGVAGPGGSTTDACEPLTNAAAVAGEIALANRGGCDYTVQAATAQAAGALALVIANDGFNLPEFEMYGRDPSITIPVVSVSYGVGSSLARSSKNTNVTLIRQGADRDGALDNTLVAHEWAHYMSSRLVGDANGLTNNQGRSLGEGWSDFAALLMMVREGDAQSFSNDDWSGVYAQGAHVDSGGENQGYYWGSRRYPYSTNPRKNPLTFRHLQKNVALPGDIPVSFGSFGNTNAEIHSSGEVWAVMLWECYAALLRDKQRLTFAQAQQRMKDYLVASMKLTPNAPTFLEARDALLAVAYTQDTADYLLFARAFAKRGAGSRAVAPPRDSTDHAGVVESFDIGKDVVLVSAEVVEQVGTTASCDDDGALDTGETALVRMTFRNNGIARLTQTSVTLSSDIANLSFPQGATVSVPPTDPLELVTLEVPIRLSGPATPGILHLTLTYRDAEQTFPKDQKQMLVLRVNTDELPGTGTVETGDTLSSPWLRVASPGALPWTREQALNDPNGFFHGPDKDGVSDISLVSPPLQLSATAAFRFTFQHRFLFESGDGGILELSEDDGATWTDLGEFLNPRPNGYVSESEGNPIGGRMAYNVQSERYPAFIPVVADLGTAHAGKTVRIRFRIGTDRTVGEKGWDVDDIRFEGLVNTPFTTFVPHLGQCINRAPVANAGPSQTLSEGRQVTLSGSGMDPEGAALTYAWTQTAGPQVVLSSTSVPAPTFTAPEVTQATDLTFELRVNDGVSTSAPSAVTVRVRNFTAGNQAPVAGASPAAPVNKGTRVTLVGSGTDPEGVALTYAWTQVGGPAVTLTDATAPSAGFMAPQVDSDTELSFQLVVSDGELDSAPVVVTVLVWGTFNALPVAQAGEDPSVDEGAQVTLSGEGSTDPDGTALTYAWTQVDGPAVDLTVDGANATFTAPSVDGDTELSFQLEVTDARGGLSEDTVKVRVADVPAQDTGCGCSAGQEGSVPGAVVMLLAALGFAMRRPRARAVAVPKH, from the coding sequence ATGACATTCATTGTGGCGGTGGTGGCACGTCCCGCGTCCGCCGCCCGGGAGCTTCCGACGGTGGATGCCTTTGCGCGCGTCCCCCCGTCCGGGAGCGAGCCGAGCGCCCGGGAGCGAGCGAAGGGCGTCGACGTCGTCCACGAGGAGCCCCGGCTCGGAGTGCCCACCTTCGTCTGGGGTGTGCGTCCCGCGCAGGCCAGCGCGAAGAGCCTCCAGCCGGCGACGCCCGAGCAGGCGGAGCAAGCGGCGCGGAAGTACCTGGACCAGCAGGCCGGGCTGTACCGGCTGGGCAGCACCGACGCGCCCCACCTTCCGGTCAAGGACGTCCACCGCACGCGCAAGGGCGCGAGCATCGTCACCTTCGGGCAGGAGGTGGAAGGCATCGAGGTCTTCCGCCAGTCGCTGAAGGTGCTGCTGGACTCGGACAGCCAGCTCGTCGCCATGTCCGGCTACCTGAGCCCGGTGGCCTCCACCTCGCGGTTCGACAAGAGCGCTCCGGCCTTCACGCTGGAGCCGCGCGAGGCCATTGCCCTGGCCTGGAAGGACCTGCACGGAGACCTGCTCCCCGCGGTGAGCCTGACGCCCACGGGGCGTGCCCAGGGCGCCTACAGCCACTACGCGCTCACCCCGGGGCCGAGGACGGTGGTGTTCTCCTCGCCCGCGCGCGTGAAGAGGGTGTTCTTCCCGCTGCCCGACGTGCTGGTGCCCGCGTACTACGTGGAGCTGGACACCACGCCCGTCACCTCGACGGATGGAGACCGGTACGCCTACGTCATCTCCGCAGCGGACGGCCAGGTGCTCTACCGGCACGACCTGTCCTCGCACCAGAGCTACACCTACCGCGTGTGGGCGGACACCCAGAGTCCCTACCTTCCCCATGACGGCCCGCAGGGCACCGCGGGCTCGCCGCACCCCACGGGCCTGCCAGACGGCTACCAGGCGCCCTTCGTCGCGCCCAACCTGGTGACGCTGCGGAACGCGCCCTTCAGCCGCAATGACCCGTGGCTGCCCGCGGGGGCGACGCAGACGACGGGCAACAACGTGGAGGCCTATGCCGACCTCGCCTCTCCCGACGGCTTCGGCCCGGGCGACCTGCGCGGCACCCTCGGTGGCTCGGGCGTCTTCGGCGACGGCTACGACTTCACGCTCGCGCCGAGCGCCACGGATGCACAGCAGACGAGCCCGGTGGTGCAGCTCTTCTACGTCACCAACTTCCTGCACGACTGGTTCTACGACTCCGGCTTCGACGAGGCGGCGGGCAACGCGCAGGCCGACAACCACGGCCGAGGGGGCATCGAGGGAGACAGCCTCCTCGCCGAGAGCCAGGACTTCCTCGGCCGCAACGGCCCGAACATGTCCACGCCCGCGGACGGCGCGCGGCCCCGGATGGAGCTGCAGGTCTTCGATACGCGCGGGGTCCGGGCCGCAGACGTATTTGGGGAGACGATGATGGGCCGCTATAAACTGGGCGGTGCCACCTTCGGGCCCCAGCAGTTCAACGTCCTGGGCTTCGTCGTCATGGCCCAGGATGGTGTGGCGGGTCCCGGTGGCAGCACGACGGATGCGTGCGAGCCGCTGACCAATGCCGCCGCGGTGGCCGGAGAAATCGCACTCGCGAACCGGGGGGGCTGTGACTACACCGTGCAGGCCGCCACCGCCCAGGCGGCCGGCGCCTTGGCGCTCGTCATCGCCAACGACGGGTTCAATCTGCCGGAGTTCGAGATGTACGGCCGGGATCCTTCCATCACCATCCCCGTCGTCTCCGTATCCTATGGCGTGGGGTCGTCCCTGGCTCGGAGCAGCAAGAATACCAACGTGACGCTCATCCGGCAGGGGGCGGACCGCGACGGCGCGCTCGACAACACCCTCGTCGCCCACGAGTGGGCGCACTACATGTCCAGCCGCCTCGTCGGTGACGCCAACGGCCTGACGAACAACCAGGGCCGCAGCCTGGGCGAGGGCTGGAGCGACTTCGCGGCGCTGTTGATGATGGTCCGTGAGGGAGATGCCCAGTCGTTCTCCAACGATGACTGGAGCGGCGTCTACGCGCAGGGCGCCCACGTCGACAGCGGTGGTGAGAACCAGGGCTATTACTGGGGCAGCCGGCGCTACCCGTACAGCACCAACCCGCGGAAGAACCCGCTCACCTTCCGTCATCTCCAGAAGAACGTCGCCCTGCCTGGCGACATCCCGGTGAGCTTCGGCAGCTTCGGCAATACCAACGCGGAGATTCACTCCTCGGGCGAGGTGTGGGCGGTGATGCTGTGGGAGTGCTACGCCGCGCTGCTGCGGGACAAGCAGCGGCTCACCTTCGCCCAGGCCCAGCAGCGGATGAAGGACTACCTCGTCGCGTCGATGAAGCTCACCCCCAACGCGCCCACCTTCCTGGAGGCGCGCGACGCGCTGCTCGCGGTGGCCTACACCCAGGACACGGCGGACTACCTCCTCTTCGCACGGGCCTTCGCGAAGCGCGGCGCCGGGTCGCGGGCCGTCGCGCCTCCTCGGGATTCGACGGACCATGCCGGGGTGGTGGAGAGCTTCGACATCGGCAAGGACGTGGTCCTGGTCAGCGCGGAGGTGGTCGAGCAGGTGGGGACGACGGCGTCATGTGACGATGACGGGGCGCTCGACACCGGAGAGACGGCGCTCGTGCGGATGACCTTCCGCAACAACGGCATCGCCCGGCTGACGCAGACGAGCGTGACGCTCTCCAGCGACATTGCGAACCTGTCCTTCCCCCAGGGGGCGACGGTGTCCGTGCCGCCCACCGATCCGCTCGAGCTCGTCACCCTGGAGGTGCCGATCCGGCTCTCCGGCCCGGCCACTCCGGGCATCCTTCACCTGACGCTGACGTACCGGGACGCGGAGCAGACGTTCCCGAAGGACCAGAAGCAGATGCTGGTGCTGCGGGTGAACACGGACGAGCTGCCGGGCACGGGCACCGTGGAGACGGGGGACACGTTGAGCTCGCCGTGGCTCCGCGTCGCTTCGCCGGGCGCCCTCCCGTGGACGCGCGAGCAGGCTCTGAACGACCCGAACGGGTTCTTCCACGGCCCGGACAAGGACGGTGTCTCGGACATCTCCCTGGTCTCGCCGCCGCTCCAGCTCTCGGCGACGGCGGCCTTTCGCTTCACCTTCCAGCACCGCTTCCTCTTTGAATCCGGCGACGGAGGCATCCTCGAGCTGAGCGAGGACGACGGAGCGACCTGGACGGACCTCGGCGAGTTCCTGAACCCCCGCCCCAACGGATACGTGAGCGAGAGTGAAGGGAATCCCATCGGGGGCCGGATGGCCTACAACGTCCAGAGCGAGCGCTACCCGGCGTTCATCCCGGTCGTCGCCGACCTCGGCACCGCCCATGCCGGGAAGACGGTGCGCATCCGCTTCCGCATCGGTACGGACCGGACTGTCGGCGAGAAGGGCTGGGACGTGGACGACATCCGGTTCGAGGGGCTGGTGAACACCCCGTTCACGACGTTCGTCCCCCACCTGGGCCAGTGCATCAACCGGGCGCCCGTGGCGAACGCGGGGCCCTCGCAGACGCTCAGCGAGGGACGCCAGGTGACGCTCTCGGGTAGCGGCATGGACCCCGAGGGCGCCGCGCTGACCTACGCGTGGACGCAGACGGCGGGCCCGCAGGTGGTGCTCAGCAGCACGAGCGTGCCGGCGCCCACCTTCACCGCGCCGGAGGTGACGCAGGCCACGGACCTCACCTTCGAGCTGCGGGTCAACGACGGGGTGAGCACGAGCGCTCCGTCCGCGGTGACGGTGCGGGTGAGGAACTTCACCGCGGGGAATCAGGCGCCGGTGGCCGGCGCGTCACCGGCCGCCCCCGTGAACAAGGGGACACGCGTGACGCTCGTGGGGAGCGGCACGGACCCCGAGGGCGTCGCGCTCACCTACGCGTGGACGCAGGTGGGCGGCCCCGCCGTCACCTTGACGGACGCCACCGCTCCGAGCGCGGGCTTCATGGCGCCGCAGGTCGACTCCGACACGGAGCTGTCCTTCCAGCTCGTCGTCAGTGATGGAGAGCTGGACAGCGCGCCCGTCGTGGTGACGGTGCTCGTCTGGGGTACCTTCAATGCGCTGCCGGTGGCCCAGGCGGGTGAGGACCCGAGCGTCGACGAGGGCGCGCAGGTGACGCTCAGCGGCGAGGGCTCGACGGACCCGGACGGCACCGCCCTGACGTATGCCTGGACGCAGGTGGACGGCCCCGCCGTGGACCTCACGGTGGACGGCGCGAATGCCACGTTCACCGCCCCCTCGGTGGACGGGGACACGGAGCTCTCCTTCCAGCTCGAGGTGACGGATGCCCGGGGAGGGCTCAGCGAGGACACGGTGAAGGTGCGCGTGGCGGACGTGCCCGCGCAGGACACGGGCTGTGGCTGCTCCGCGGGGCAGGAGGGCTCCGTGCCCGGGGCCGTCGTCATGCTGCTCGCGGCGCTCGGCTTCGCGATGCGGCGTCCCCGCGCGCGGGCCGTGGCGGTTCCGAAGCACTGA
- a CDS encoding alpha/beta hydrolase codes for MKRLFRISRLLPLLTVLAVLNPVGCLLLVAVFFAPPWAPSLVNLLKGILREYSLLLLLPVLVSALLTAHVIHSGKWGWLRWGSVAAVLLLLYAALMPAASAWWMARTHGIPLSLREYFRPLVAQRPLPSQTVRFATVDGVELHADLFLPDVPSSAARPAVLYVHGGGWSGGERGYARAWAGFLTSLGYAVISLDYRLFPPAAGLKAPGDLQCGIAWVKAHAATYGIDPDRLVLFGESAGGHLSTLVGYATGDARLPASCDAPDTSVKAIISFYAPTDLASQAGHRAGSRRVLQGFTGVPLDGHRDLYALLSPLTHVGPKAPPTLLVHGGADTVVPLHASQVLATRLAQAGVPHQFFTLPYAEHAFDVWDGGFGRQLAQAVVGRFLQQYVPASARPHP; via the coding sequence ATGAAACGCCTGTTCCGCATCTCCCGCCTCCTTCCACTGCTCACCGTCCTGGCGGTCCTGAACCCCGTGGGCTGCCTGTTGCTGGTGGCGGTGTTCTTCGCGCCACCCTGGGCGCCCTCGCTGGTGAACCTGCTCAAGGGCATCCTGCGGGAGTACAGCCTCCTCCTGCTGCTGCCGGTGCTCGTGTCCGCGCTGCTCACCGCCCATGTGATTCATTCCGGGAAGTGGGGCTGGCTGCGCTGGGGCTCGGTGGCCGCCGTGCTGCTCCTGCTCTACGCGGCGTTGATGCCCGCCGCCTCCGCGTGGTGGATGGCGCGGACCCACGGCATCCCGCTCAGCCTCCGCGAATACTTCCGCCCCCTCGTGGCGCAACGGCCGCTCCCGAGCCAGACGGTGCGCTTCGCCACCGTCGACGGCGTCGAGCTGCATGCCGACCTGTTCCTCCCCGACGTCCCGTCCTCCGCCGCCCGGCCCGCGGTCCTCTACGTCCACGGGGGAGGCTGGAGCGGAGGAGAGCGCGGCTACGCCCGCGCCTGGGCCGGCTTCCTCACCTCGCTTGGCTACGCGGTCATCAGCCTCGACTACCGGCTCTTCCCGCCCGCGGCCGGACTGAAGGCGCCAGGAGACCTCCAGTGCGGCATCGCCTGGGTGAAGGCCCACGCGGCCACCTACGGCATCGACCCGGACCGGCTCGTCCTGTTCGGCGAGTCCGCGGGCGGGCACCTCTCCACCCTCGTCGGCTACGCCACGGGCGACGCGCGGCTTCCCGCCTCCTGCGACGCTCCGGACACGTCGGTGAAGGCGATCATCAGCTTCTACGCGCCCACCGACCTGGCCTCCCAGGCCGGGCACCGCGCGGGCTCGCGGCGGGTCCTGCAGGGCTTCACGGGTGTGCCCCTGGACGGGCACCGGGATTTGTACGCGCTGCTCTCCCCGCTCACGCACGTCGGCCCGAAAGCCCCGCCCACGCTCCTCGTCCACGGAGGCGCGGACACCGTGGTGCCGCTCCACGCCTCACAGGTGCTGGCCACGCGGCTCGCCCAGGCCGGCGTGCCGCACCAGTTCTTCACGCTGCCGTACGCGGAGCACGCCTTCGACGTCTGGGACGGCGGCTTCGGCCGCCAGCTCGCGCAGGCCGTGGTGGGGCGGTTCCTCCAGCAGTACGTGCCTGCCAGCGCCCGCCCCCACCCCTGA
- a CDS encoding myxosortase-dependent M36 family metallopeptidase, whose translation MRSLLVATTIFVAVGGRPAQAARELPAVDAFTRSPPSGSEPSARERAKGVDVAHEEPRLGVPTFVWGARAAQPGAKSLRPVPPEQVARTYLGEQAGLYRLGRTDAPHIPVRGVHRASNGASIVTFGQEVEGIEVFRQSLKVLLDADNQLVAMSGHLSPVASNPRLEKEASAFRLEPREAIALAWRDLHGDPLPAVSLSLMGQAQGAYSHYALSPGPRLVVFSSPARVKQVFFPLPEVLVPAWYVELDTTPVTATDGDQYAYVISAVDGQVLYRHDLSSHQSYTYRVWADTQSPHIPYDGPQGNAATPHPTGLPDGYQAPFVAPNLLTLQNTPFSRNDPWLPMGATQTVGNNVDAYVDLVAPSGFGAGDLRGSLGGSGIFGDGYDLMLAPSVTDAQQMSSVAQIFYVTNFLHDWYYDSGFDEAAGNAQTDNYGRGGLGADNLRAEGQDYVGRNNANMFTPSDGARPRMQMYVYDTKGPRGMDVSLEHPLGGRLPVGVSAFGPQQFNVTAAVAFAEDGVAGPEGSVADACQPLTNAAAVAGRIVLADMQGCDYTVKATHAQAAGAVGLVIVPQGEIGSQFFVPGRAPSITIPVVSVEQYVGGWFRFQAPESVTLLRQGADRDGTLDNTIIAHEWMHYMSNRLIGDANGLTNNQGRSMGEGWGDFAGLLMVVREGDDQLPSNANFNGVYARGAYVNSGGANQGYYWGSRRYPYTTDLTKNPLTLRYIENGVRLPAGIPVSFGSSGVNNAEVHSSGEVWAVTLWECYAALLRDKERLTFAQAQQRMKEYLVASMKLTPNAPTFLEARDALLAVAHATDRADYILFAQAFAKRGAGTRAVAPSRDSTDHVGVVESFTSGKDVLLASVEVVEQTGTALSCDDDGTLDTGETVRLRVTLRNSGIERLTQTSVTLSSDTTDLSFPEGATVSVPPTDPLHLVTVEVPVRLSGPASPRVINLTLAYRDADQTVPGDQTQTLTLRVNTDELPGTGTLETVDAANHPWLLAEQQYPDAFPWTRQHAAGDQDWYFHGPDNDTNSDTLLVSPPLHVSATGAFRFTFQYRHVLEQDYDGAVIELSEDGGLTWTDLGAFLSPSYTTLIQPEGGNPIENRMAYSGESEGYPAFIQGVADLGTTYAGKTVLIRFRVGTDASVGARGWDLNDLQFEGLANTPFTTFVPHRGQCINRAPVANAGPAQVRYEGLIVQLTGSGTDPEGAALTYTWTQTAGPAVVLASSKSPRPFFRAPAVTKDTDFTFQLRVHDGVNVSAPSSVTVRVRNIPGGGPAPLDKSTPELGAEDAASVTGANGPVTESAPGWGCSSGPEGSVPGAAVLLLAALGLAMRRPRARAVAVPKH comes from the coding sequence ATGCGCAGTCTGCTGGTAGCTACGACAATCTTTGTGGCGGTAGGGGGACGACCCGCCCAGGCGGCCCGGGAGCTCCCCGCGGTGGATGCCTTTACACGCAGCCCTCCGTCCGGGAGCGAGCCGAGCGCCCGTGAGCGGGCGAAGGGCGTGGACGTCGCACACGAGGAGCCCCGGCTGGGCGTCCCCACCTTCGTCTGGGGAGCGCGCGCCGCGCAGCCCGGCGCGAAGAGCCTCCGGCCGGTGCCGCCCGAGCAGGTGGCGCGGACGTACCTGGGCGAGCAGGCCGGGCTGTACCGGTTGGGCCGCACCGACGCGCCGCACATCCCCGTGAGGGGCGTCCACCGCGCGAGCAACGGCGCGAGCATCGTCACCTTCGGGCAGGAGGTGGAAGGCATCGAGGTCTTCCGCCAGTCGCTGAAGGTGCTGCTGGACGCGGACAACCAGCTCGTCGCCATGTCCGGCCATCTGAGCCCGGTGGCCTCCAATCCCCGGCTGGAGAAGGAGGCTTCGGCCTTCAGGCTGGAGCCGCGCGAGGCCATTGCCCTCGCGTGGAGGGACCTGCACGGAGACCCGCTGCCCGCGGTGAGCCTGTCGCTCATGGGGCAAGCCCAGGGCGCCTACAGCCACTATGCGCTCAGCCCCGGGCCGCGCCTGGTGGTGTTCTCGTCCCCCGCGCGCGTGAAGCAGGTCTTCTTCCCGCTGCCCGAGGTGCTGGTGCCCGCCTGGTACGTGGAGCTCGACACCACGCCCGTCACCGCGACGGACGGCGACCAGTACGCCTACGTCATCTCCGCGGTGGATGGGCAGGTGCTCTACCGCCACGACCTCTCGTCCCACCAGAGCTACACCTACCGCGTGTGGGCGGACACCCAGAGTCCCCACATTCCGTATGACGGCCCGCAGGGCAACGCGGCGACGCCGCACCCCACGGGCCTGCCGGACGGCTACCAGGCGCCCTTCGTGGCGCCGAACCTCCTGACGCTGCAGAACACGCCCTTCAGCCGCAATGACCCGTGGCTGCCCATGGGGGCCACGCAGACGGTGGGCAACAACGTGGACGCGTATGTCGACCTCGTCGCGCCCAGCGGCTTCGGCGCGGGGGACCTGCGCGGCAGCCTCGGCGGGTCGGGCATCTTCGGCGACGGCTACGACCTGATGCTCGCGCCGAGCGTCACGGACGCGCAGCAGATGAGCTCGGTGGCGCAGATCTTCTACGTCACCAACTTCCTGCACGACTGGTACTACGACTCCGGCTTCGACGAGGCGGCGGGCAACGCGCAGACCGACAACTACGGGCGCGGGGGCCTCGGCGCGGACAACCTCCGCGCGGAGGGGCAGGACTACGTCGGCCGCAACAACGCGAACATGTTCACGCCCTCGGACGGCGCGCGGCCCCGGATGCAGATGTACGTGTACGACACGAAGGGGCCCCGGGGCATGGACGTCTCGCTGGAGCACCCGCTGGGAGGCCGCCTGCCGGTCGGTGTCTCCGCCTTCGGGCCCCAGCAGTTCAATGTCACCGCCGCCGTGGCCTTCGCCGAGGACGGCGTGGCGGGCCCCGAGGGCAGCGTGGCGGACGCGTGCCAGCCGCTGACCAACGCCGCCGCCGTGGCCGGGAGGATTGTCCTCGCGGACATGCAGGGCTGTGACTACACCGTCAAGGCCACCCATGCGCAGGCCGCCGGCGCAGTGGGCCTCGTCATCGTCCCCCAGGGGGAGATCGGGTCGCAGTTCTTCGTGCCCGGCCGGGCGCCCTCCATCACCATCCCCGTCGTCTCGGTGGAGCAGTACGTGGGGGGCTGGTTCCGCTTCCAGGCTCCGGAGAGCGTGACGCTCCTCCGGCAGGGGGCGGACCGCGACGGCACGCTCGACAACACCATCATCGCCCACGAGTGGATGCACTACATGTCCAACCGCCTCATCGGCGACGCCAACGGCCTGACGAACAACCAGGGCCGCAGCATGGGCGAGGGCTGGGGCGACTTCGCGGGCCTGTTGATGGTGGTCCGCGAGGGAGATGACCAGCTGCCCTCCAACGCGAACTTCAACGGCGTCTACGCGCGTGGCGCCTACGTCAACAGCGGCGGTGCGAACCAGGGCTACTACTGGGGCAGCCGGCGCTACCCGTACACGACGGACCTGACGAAGAACCCGCTCACCCTGCGCTACATCGAGAATGGTGTCCGGCTGCCCGCCGGCATCCCGGTGAGCTTCGGCAGCTCCGGTGTGAACAACGCGGAGGTCCACTCCTCGGGTGAGGTGTGGGCGGTGACGCTGTGGGAGTGCTACGCGGCGCTGCTGAGGGACAAGGAGCGCCTCACCTTCGCCCAGGCCCAGCAGCGGATGAAGGAATACCTGGTCGCGTCGATGAAGCTCACCCCCAACGCGCCCACCTTCCTGGAGGCGCGCGACGCGCTGCTGGCCGTGGCCCATGCCACGGACAGGGCGGACTACATCCTCTTCGCCCAGGCCTTCGCGAAGCGCGGCGCCGGGACGCGGGCCGTCGCGCCCTCGCGGGACTCGACGGACCATGTCGGGGTGGTGGAGAGCTTCACCAGCGGCAAGGACGTGCTCCTGGCCAGCGTGGAGGTGGTCGAACAGACGGGGACGGCGCTGTCGTGTGACGACGACGGGACGCTCGACACGGGCGAGACGGTGCGCCTGCGGGTGACCCTGCGCAACAGCGGCATCGAGCGGCTGACGCAGACGAGCGTGACGCTCTCCAGCGACACGACGGACCTGTCCTTCCCGGAGGGCGCGACGGTGTCCGTGCCTCCCACCGACCCGCTCCACCTCGTCACCGTGGAGGTGCCGGTCCGGCTCTCCGGTCCGGCCAGCCCGCGCGTCATCAACCTGACGCTGGCGTACCGGGACGCGGACCAGACGGTTCCCGGGGACCAGACGCAGACCCTCACGCTGAGGGTGAACACGGACGAGTTGCCGGGCACGGGCACCCTGGAGACGGTGGACGCGGCCAACCACCCGTGGCTCCTGGCGGAGCAACAATATCCGGACGCCTTCCCGTGGACGCGCCAGCACGCCGCGGGTGACCAGGACTGGTACTTCCACGGTCCGGACAACGACACCAACTCGGACACCCTCCTCGTCTCGCCGCCCCTCCATGTCTCGGCGACGGGCGCGTTCCGCTTCACCTTCCAGTACCGCCATGTCCTGGAGCAGGACTACGACGGGGCCGTCATCGAGCTGAGCGAGGACGGCGGGCTGACCTGGACGGACCTCGGAGCGTTCCTGAGCCCGTCCTACACCACGCTCATCCAGCCGGAGGGAGGCAATCCCATCGAGAACCGGATGGCCTACAGCGGTGAGAGCGAGGGCTATCCCGCGTTCATCCAGGGTGTCGCCGACCTCGGCACCACCTATGCCGGGAAGACGGTGCTCATCCGCTTCCGAGTCGGCACGGACGCGAGCGTCGGCGCGCGGGGGTGGGACCTGAACGACCTCCAGTTCGAGGGACTGGCGAACACCCCGTTCACGACGTTCGTCCCCCACCGGGGCCAGTGCATCAACCGTGCGCCGGTGGCGAACGCGGGGCCCGCTCAGGTGCGCTATGAGGGCCTCATCGTCCAGCTCACTGGCAGCGGCACGGACCCCGAGGGCGCCGCGCTGACCTACACGTGGACGCAGACGGCGGGGCCGGCGGTGGTGCTCGCCAGTTCGAAGTCGCCGCGGCCCTTCTTCCGCGCGCCAGCGGTGACGAAGGACACGGACTTCACCTTCCAGCTGCGCGTCCACGACGGTGTGAATGTGAGCGCCCCGTCGTCGGTGACGGTGCGGGTGCGGAACATCCCCGGAGGGGGCCCCGCGCCGCTGGACAAGTCCACCCCCGAGCTCGGCGCGGAGGACGCGGCGAGCGTCACCGGGGCCAACGGGCCCGTGACGGAGTCGGCTCCGGGCTGGGGCTGCTCGTCGGGTCCGGAGGGCTCCGTGCCGGGAGCCGCCGTCCTGCTGCTCGCGGCGCTCGGCCTCGCGATGCGGCGTCCCCGCGCGCGGGCCGTGGCGGTTCCGAAGCACTGA